In Portunus trituberculatus isolate SZX2019 chromosome 46, ASM1759143v1, whole genome shotgun sequence, a single window of DNA contains:
- the LOC123519724 gene encoding tigger transposable element-derived protein 1-like, giving the protein MVPSLSPKKKAHKAVDLKVKLNIIERMRKGARVSSLAKELRLTVSTVSTVWCKWDRYEGPAKTAVDAECLKVVWMRDEKMNKMECASGSRTGFSDISLSASSLYSSLVNEQQQQPSTSSASPSAPPASFKASHGWFYLFKERAGLHNLRIQGEAAIADTVTAQEFPATLQKVVQDNDHESHQVFNIDEMGLCWKRMPSRTLRFQEEKVAPGFKAVKDLLTLALGCNASGDVKLKRLLVYHSKNHIALKGVLKSNLPVVWRSNRKVYTRSQNLDNKCLLLLDDTPGCPPNMNNWCDHGLDMQGLPSVHPLSRVCDSCWPRVSVMQGPSEPVVAKCLFLPHDKFWSNVEQF; this is encoded by the exons ATGGTGCCCTCACTGTCTCCCAAGAAGAAGGCCCACAAGGCTGTGGACCTGAAGGTGAAGCTCAACATCAtcgagaggatgaggaagggtgCCAGGGTGTCCAGCCTAGCAAAGGAGCTGAGACTTACAGTCAGCACCGTCAGCACAGTATGGTGCAAGTGGGACCGGTACGAGGGACCGGCCAAGACCGCTGTTGATGCTGAGTGCTTGAAGGTGGTGTGGATGAGAGATGAGAAGATGAATAAGATGGAATGTGCTAGTGGGTCGAGAACTGGGTTCAGCGACATCAGCCTCTCA GCTTCGTCGCTGTACTCGAGTCTTGTCAatgagcaacagcaacagccctcCACTTCTTCTGCGTCTCCTTCGGCGCCTCCTGCCAGCTTCAAGGCCAGCCACGGCTGGTTTTACCTGTTTAAGGAGCGAGCTGGACTTCACAATCTCCGCATTCAGGGCGAGGCAGCCATTGCGGACACTGTCACGGCACAGGAGTTTCCTGCCACACTGCAGAAGGTTGTGCAGGACAACGACCATGAATCCCATCAGGTCTTTAATATCGACGAGATGGGTCTCTGTTGGAAGAGGATGCCCAGCAG GACCTTGCGATTCCAGGAGGAGAAGGTTGCACCAGGGTTCAAGGCTGTCAAGGACCTCCTAACCCTGGCTCTTGGCTGCAATGCTTCAGGAGATGTGAAGCTGAAACGCCTCCTGGTCTACCACTCCAAGAACCACATAGCTCTCAAGGGTGTCCTAAAGTCCAACCTGCCGGTTGTGTGGCGTAGCAACAGGAAGGT GTACACAAGAAGCCAAAACCTGGACAACaagtgcctgctgctgctggacgACACACCTGGTTGCCCGCCCAACATGAATAACTGGTGTGACCATGGTCTAGATATGCAAGGTCTTCCATCCGTGCATCCACTGTCACGTGTCTGTGACTCATGTTGGCCCCGGGTCAGTGTGATGCAGGGGCCCAGCGAGCCA GTGGTGGCGAagtgtctcttcctccctcatgataaattttggtccaacgtTGAACAGTTCTGA